A single genomic interval of Chloroflexota bacterium harbors:
- a CDS encoding DUF362 domain-containing protein, protein MSTVYLARCPDYKAEIIQECVRTAAKALGITWPQRQRVFLKPNCVWAHPKYAPSAYTHPEVLRAVARLLHDNEIILGEHGLIGFPTNLSFSKAGYTELAKKEGFRLLPIDEAVTQPISFSRGVIHTEIRLPREFVTADFRVALPKLKTSVYTGFTAAVKLNLGLLQSEEMGFQHYKLADKLVDLLELPHPDLIIVDAIHVGEGGSSLTCRPRPVGALIIGTDPLAVDVVCAQAFGLNPGEVEYLRLAAERGYGSIDPASIEIIGDLSLTELMEAGAIIDRPDVDLGNVKLPPHVRVVKGEPYYPTGTAGALRELFYILEQSNVALKGARETTLVIGRVDEELIGQTDTSALVLLGNSAHVSRYRGFGRVVRLKGTSLSTRELLDNLPFIMKIENPRDEFLGELGLASVRSVFGRLQRRIGA, encoded by the coding sequence ATGAGCACCGTTTATTTGGCTCGTTGCCCGGATTACAAAGCGGAGATAATCCAAGAATGCGTCCGCACTGCAGCGAAGGCGCTTGGAATTACCTGGCCACAAAGGCAACGAGTGTTTCTCAAGCCGAACTGTGTTTGGGCTCATCCCAAATACGCTCCCTCTGCCTACACCCACCCCGAAGTGCTGCGTGCCGTCGCCCGCCTCCTCCATGATAATGAGATCATCCTCGGTGAACACGGCCTCATCGGTTTTCCTACCAATTTGTCGTTCAGCAAAGCGGGCTACACAGAACTGGCGAAGAAAGAGGGTTTCCGCCTGCTACCAATTGACGAAGCAGTTACCCAACCCATCTCCTTCTCACGAGGCGTTATCCATACAGAGATTAGGCTGCCCCGTGAATTTGTCACCGCTGATTTCCGTGTCGCACTGCCGAAACTTAAAACCAGTGTTTATACCGGCTTCACTGCCGCCGTCAAACTCAATCTGGGCCTGTTACAAAGTGAAGAAATGGGCTTCCAACACTACAAACTAGCCGATAAATTGGTGGACTTGCTCGAACTACCCCATCCCGACCTGATCATTGTGGACGCCATCCACGTCGGTGAAGGCGGCAGTTCCCTCACCTGTCGGCCGCGGCCCGTAGGCGCGCTGATTATCGGCACCGATCCGCTCGCTGTGGATGTAGTGTGTGCCCAGGCGTTTGGCTTGAACCCCGGCGAGGTAGAGTACCTGCGTTTGGCCGCTGAGCGAGGCTACGGATCCATAGACCCAGCCTCAATTGAAATCATTGGCGATCTTTCCCTAACGGAACTGATGGAGGCAGGGGCGATCATTGATCGGCCTGATGTGGATCTCGGCAATGTGAAACTTCCACCTCACGTGCGGGTTGTAAAAGGCGAACCTTACTACCCCACGGGTACGGCCGGCGCCTTGCGCGAACTGTTCTATATCCTCGAACAAAGCAACGTTGCCCTTAAGGGCGCTCGCGAGACTACCTTGGTGATCGGTAGAGTGGATGAGGAACTAATCGGCCAAACCGACACGAGTGCTCTCGTCCTGCTCGGCAATAGTGCGCATGTCTCACGCTATCGTGGCTTCGGCCGGGTGGTACGGCTCAAAGGAACCTCGCTCAGCACTCGTGAACTTCTTGACAACCTGCCTTTTATCATGAAGATCGAGAACCCCCGGGATGAGTTTCTGGGTGAACTCGGCCTGGCGTCTGTCCGCTCTGTCTTCGGCAGACTACAGCGCCGAATAGGCGCGTAA
- a CDS encoding helix-hairpin-helix domain-containing protein, whose protein sequence is MDIFQKAEALGRAAQYDLCGEACGTAAARVRDNLGRWIYPVALPDGTRVMLLKVLFTNACDNDCRYCANRAGRDTPRFTFECEELARLFDQLWRSKRVTGLFLSSAVRRGGTQTMERMITTVEILRNRYQFRGYIHLKILPGAEKACVERAVQLATRVSLNLEAPNSTRLAHLSGAKDFENDLLIPMRWVHEFRQRGLGAPAGQTTQFVVGAAGESDREILTTTDRLYREVELRRAYFSAFQPIPDTPLENQAATSLLREHRLYQSDYLRRLYGFEFDELIYDENGNLLQSEDPKMAWAHHNPQRFPIEINRASREELLRIPGIGPRSARRIIHLRKEAKFRYLEDLTKIGILANRAAPFILLDGRRPPYQMHLWDPLSL, encoded by the coding sequence GTGGATATCTTCCAAAAAGCCGAAGCCTTAGGCCGGGCAGCCCAATACGATCTTTGCGGCGAAGCGTGTGGTACCGCTGCAGCGCGAGTTCGCGACAACCTTGGCCGTTGGATATATCCCGTCGCGCTGCCCGATGGCACGCGGGTTATGCTTCTCAAAGTCCTTTTCACCAATGCCTGCGATAACGACTGCCGATACTGTGCTAACCGTGCTGGGCGTGATACTCCCCGTTTCACTTTCGAATGCGAGGAACTGGCACGGCTCTTCGACCAACTCTGGCGATCTAAACGGGTGACAGGTCTTTTCCTCAGCTCAGCCGTACGTAGGGGCGGGACACAGACAATGGAGCGCATGATCACCACAGTGGAGATACTGCGCAATAGGTACCAGTTTCGTGGTTACATCCATTTGAAAATCCTGCCCGGGGCTGAGAAAGCATGCGTGGAGCGAGCAGTGCAATTGGCCACCCGCGTTTCGCTGAACTTAGAAGCGCCTAACTCGACGCGTCTGGCCCACCTGAGCGGCGCGAAAGATTTTGAGAATGATCTACTCATCCCTATGCGCTGGGTTCACGAATTTCGTCAGCGCGGTCTGGGTGCACCGGCAGGCCAAACCACCCAGTTCGTCGTTGGGGCGGCGGGCGAATCTGACCGTGAGATCCTGACCACTACGGATCGCCTTTACCGTGAAGTAGAGTTGCGACGGGCATATTTCAGTGCTTTCCAGCCTATCCCGGACACCCCACTCGAGAATCAGGCCGCTACATCGTTGTTGCGCGAACACCGCCTTTATCAGTCCGATTACCTGCGACGCCTCTACGGTTTCGAGTTTGATGAATTGATATATGATGAGAATGGTAACTTGCTCCAGAGCGAAGACCCCAAGATGGCCTGGGCACACCACAACCCTCAGAGGTTCCCCATTGAGATCAATCGCGCCAGCCGAGAGGAATTGCTTCGCATACCGGGTATTGGGCCACGCTCAGCGCGCCGGATCATTCATCTGCGCAAGGAAGCAAAGTTCCGCTATTTGGAAGATCTGACAAAGATCGGCATCCTGGCGAATCGAGCAGCCCCATTCATCTTGTTGGACGGGAGGCGTCCTCCCTACCAGATGCATCTCTGGGACCCGTTGTCCCTGTAA
- a CDS encoding sigma-70 family RNA polymerase sigma factor translates to MDQEKVWVSQILAGDQAVFAQLIEAYKNPVYNLCYRMLGTPMEAEDAAQETFLRVYSRLHSYDPKRKLSSWVLSIASHYCIDRLRRRRMHTLSWDEIARWGPTTCESTHPEEGMRAQEERDQIARLLSILPANYRLVLVLRYWEDLSYTEIAEITGSTESAVKSRLHRAREMLAQRIIAEVPDYHEDSKEEHLLSGISRMREEEVVRNALP, encoded by the coding sequence ATGGACCAGGAGAAGGTCTGGGTCTCCCAAATCTTGGCTGGGGACCAGGCCGTCTTCGCCCAACTCATTGAGGCCTATAAGAATCCGGTTTACAACCTCTGTTACCGAATGCTCGGTACACCCATGGAAGCCGAGGACGCTGCTCAGGAGACATTTCTGCGAGTTTACAGCCGATTGCATTCCTATGATCCGAAGCGGAAACTTTCTTCGTGGGTGCTCTCTATCGCCTCCCACTACTGTATAGATCGGCTACGTCGGCGGCGCATGCACACGCTCTCTTGGGATGAAATCGCGAGATGGGGGCCGACGACGTGTGAGTCTACACATCCAGAGGAAGGAATGAGGGCCCAGGAGGAACGCGACCAGATCGCGCGTTTACTGAGTATCTTGCCTGCCAACTATCGATTGGTTTTGGTATTGCGTTATTGGGAGGACCTATCCTACACAGAAATCGCTGAGATTACGGGTTCGACCGAAAGTGCTGTGAAATCACGATTACACCGTGCCAGAGAAATGCTGGCCCAGAGAATAATCGCCGAAGTACCAGATTACCATGAGGATAGCAAGGAGGAGCACCTCTTGTCAGGGATATCGAGAATGCGAGAAGAGGAGGTGGTCCGCAATGCATTGCCATAG
- a CDS encoding zf-HC2 domain-containing protein has product MHCHRAREYMSLYLDHLLDPPQAEVLHAHLAECPQCGQMWLALQRVSVFLESTPKATPAAGFTTHVMHRLLRYEIRRKRFQGLIRAGLAWAVLWTIVLFASGVIFVLLGRPGPVSPLPLVRLISHLGDQAATVFEVLEVLSRAVLLLITGLWSEKVALLLGIYSLIAFGLVALWARLVTGYQSKIRTDEAIG; this is encoded by the coding sequence ATGCATTGCCATAGAGCAAGAGAGTATATGTCGCTCTATTTGGACCATCTGCTGGACCCACCACAAGCGGAGGTCCTGCATGCACACCTCGCGGAGTGCCCACAGTGTGGACAGATGTGGCTGGCCCTGCAGCGCGTATCCGTTTTCCTTGAGTCCACACCTAAGGCGACACCTGCAGCAGGATTCACGACTCACGTTATGCATCGCCTTCTCCGGTACGAAATTCGGCGAAAACGCTTCCAGGGTCTGATTAGGGCAGGGCTTGCATGGGCTGTGCTTTGGACTATCGTGCTCTTTGCATCAGGTGTCATATTCGTTCTACTGGGACGCCCAGGTCCTGTGTCTCCTCTTCCTTTAGTCCGCCTAATATCTCACTTGGGGGACCAAGCGGCAACGGTTTTCGAAGTGCTAGAGGTTTTGAGCAGGGCGGTGCTTCTTTTGATCACTGGGTTATGGTCAGAGAAAGTGGCTCTGTTGTTGGGCATCTACAGCCTGATAGCCTTCGGATTAGTCGCCCTCTGGGCACGCTTGGTAACGGGGTATCAAAGCAAGATCCGAACGGATGAGGCAATAGGTTGA
- a CDS encoding sugar transferase — MIDVKTEMLPWQPTHPLAKATSSNNVRSISWLTSVRSADDWPYRWAKRILDVVIASIALLLLWPVLLLIAVAVRLDSPGPALFRQKRVGRWGREFVLYKFRSMRQNVDENELRAFAKQYINGHGGPNGQSLFKPHNDRHITRLGRFLRRTSLDELPQLLNVLKGEMSLVGPRPVVAYEVAEYDSWHLRRLDVLPGITGLAQINGRSKLPWKEVVRLDIEYVEKCSFWLDLLILIKTIPVVFSTRSAG, encoded by the coding sequence ATGATCGACGTCAAGACTGAAATGCTACCATGGCAGCCAACCCATCCTTTAGCAAAGGCCACCTCTTCTAATAATGTGCGATCCATTTCCTGGCTTACCTCTGTCCGGAGTGCCGATGATTGGCCCTATCGGTGGGCTAAGCGCATACTGGACGTGGTCATTGCCTCTATTGCATTGTTGCTGCTTTGGCCCGTGCTCTTACTCATTGCTGTGGCGGTTCGCCTCGACTCTCCAGGGCCGGCGCTGTTCCGACAAAAGCGCGTCGGGCGATGGGGTCGTGAGTTCGTGTTGTACAAGTTCCGCTCCATGCGCCAGAACGTGGACGAGAATGAACTGCGGGCCTTTGCTAAACAGTATATCAATGGACATGGTGGACCAAATGGTCAAAGTCTTTTCAAGCCCCACAATGACCGCCACATCACACGCCTGGGCCGTTTCTTGCGCCGTACCAGCCTGGATGAACTGCCACAACTTCTTAATGTTCTGAAGGGCGAGATGAGTCTGGTGGGTCCTCGGCCAGTAGTGGCATACGAGGTCGCTGAGTATGATTCTTGGCATCTGCGCCGGTTGGATGTGCTACCCGGGATCACGGGCTTAGCGCAGATTAACGGGCGCAGCAAACTCCCGTGGAAAGAGGTCGTGAGGCTCGACATCGAATACGTAGAAAAGTGTTCGTTCTGGCTCGACCTCCTCATTTTGATTAAGACGATCCCTGTTGTCTTCTCTACTCGGTCTGCTGGGTAA